The uncultured Desulfatiglans sp. DNA window AGGCAAAGTTTCATAGGCTTTCCACGCCTTTCCATAAGCCTCGCGTGCCCGGGCGATGTTTTCGAACTGGCGCTGGCGCAGATCATCGCTCAATAATGGGTTGAGAAGGGTGCGTTGCGCTACACGGATGGTTTCCATGGCCTGACGGATGGTCAGGAGATTCTGGATACTGGGTAAGCGAATTTGACCGACTTCTCCAAGGTGTATGTTCATCCGAGATACGCTTTGCCAGCCGACTACGCCTACTGCAAGTGTAATAACTGCAATCGCTAAAAAGGCCAGATTGAGTTTTTTCCCTATACGCATGCTCTTCATTCGGTTCCTCCTTGGAATTAAATTACCTTTATGAGACCAAGGCTACCGCCGGAATGGCGAAATACTCTGTCGGTTTGTGTTCTGCAGCCTTTTCGCGGGAAAGAAGCCAGCGGATTTCTCTGGGGCCCAGGCTCCCGACTGAAGAGGGCAAACTACGTCTCTATGAAGGGCCGGATGCGGCGAACCGGTCACCTCTTTAATCGGCATGCTATGCTGATTCTTGAGAGGAAAATGACGAGGCGAAGCTTTTATGGATGGTTGGAACCGAACCCTGCTTCTTTAATCCCGGCGCTGGTTTTAATCGGGTTGTAAGCCATGTCCAACGTATAGAGAAAGGTTGATTCCATCAGAATATTTTGTCCGGTGGCGCTTCAGGACTCTTTGTTTAAAAGATGCCTTTTCAAGGGCTTAGGTTCGAAATTCAAACATTTCTTCCCCGATACCCTTCTTACGACGAGAGAAGGACTTTGGAAAGACTTGAATCCCAGCGCCCGGCAGCCGTGGGGGGCGGCAGGATCCCAGGTGACATAGTAATGACTGCAGTGAAAACACTCTGACATAGGCTTGCTGTGTCCTCTATACCGCTTCAGCAAAAAAGTGCTCGTGTTATGTCGAAGAGGCTGCCGGTCCGAGTGTCGCAAGTAGATCACTGCTGGCATTATGTCCCTCAGGAAATGACTTCCCCGCATAACCCGTGTTTCAGTCCGGAAAGGAGTGCTTTTTATTTTTTCCTTTCAAGTGCTTAGCCCCATCCTTTCGGGGTGGGTCCCGCTTTTTTCATGTTCGTGAGATCACGTGGTTGCTGAGACGGCTTGTAGTCCGCCGCACAACCCAAGGTGCCGATTGACGCCAAGATTGGAAAGACCATTTCCAGATAGAAAGAAGCATTTATCATGCCAGAGTTCAAGGAGCGTAAAGACCTTCAAAAGCCGTTTCATCCGGAGCGTTGAAGCGATCTGTTGGCTGGAGCGGCTCTGTGAGGGCGATCGGCTGGAAAGAGCTAGAGTGGCGCTATGCATGGTATACTTTATGCTTAAAATTCAATAATCGAATGTCTATGCGGATTAGATTGTGGGAGCCGTCTGTTTCGAGATGGAAATTCCCTCGAGGAGTGTTAGGACTTTTCGGAATGGTTTCGGAAAAAATGAGATGGTATCGGTCGTTGATCGCAGGGATGGGGAGGCTGATCTTCTGTGCAGTGATTTTGCTTTTGATTCCAGATGTTTTGCGGGCAGGTTCTTTGTCCCTCAAAGAAAAATTAGGGATGCTGGGCTATGATGATCATACTGCAGAAATCATTGTTTCCGGGAAACAGGCCCGTGAGGATCTGGACCGTGCTTTGATGCTCGAGATGCTCGGCTTCGATGATCAGGAATCAGCTTACTTTATGCAGCGCGGTTTCAGGGATGTTGAGGAACTGTTTGCCCATTACCGCCGAATGGAGCAAAAAAGAATCTGCAACCTGAAGCTGGGAACTGCAGAATTCAAGGCGTTATTGAGGGAAGCGGGGCGTTTTTTCCCTATTGTGAATGCAGCGGCGAAGAAAACCCGCGTCAAAGAAAGTTTGATTCTAGCCATGATAAAGGTGGAATCGGATTTCAATCCGCTT harbors:
- a CDS encoding hypothetical protein (Evidence 5 : Unknown function); translated protein: MKRLLKVFTLLELWHDKCFFLSGNGLSNLGVNRHLGLCGGLQAVSATT
- a CDS encoding hypothetical protein (Evidence 5 : Unknown function); this translates as MVSEKMRWYRSLIAGMGRLIFCAVILLLIPDVLRAGSLSLKEKLGMLGYDDHTAEIIVSGKQAREDLDRALMLEMLGFDDQESAYFMQRGFRDVEELFAHYRRMEQKRICNLKLGTAEFKALLREAGRFFPIVNAAAKKTRVKESLILAMIKVESDFNPLAVSDKGAMGLMQLMPDTARDLGVRKPFDPSQNIWGGASYMAKCINNFRDIRRALAAYNAGPGLVERTKGIPRIKETQDYVRRVLAYEGVFSSLLHRLR
- a CDS encoding hypothetical protein (Evidence 5 : Unknown function), with the translated sequence MESTFLYTLDMAYNPIKTSAGIKEAGFGSNHP
- a CDS encoding hypothetical protein (Evidence 5 : Unknown function) encodes the protein MRDKEPARKTSGIKSKITAQKISLPIPAINDRYHLIFSETIPKSPNTPRGNFHLETDGSHNLIRIDIRLLNFKHKVYHA
- a CDS encoding hypothetical protein (Evidence 5 : Unknown function) codes for the protein MELNYLYETKATAGMAKYSVGLCSAAFSRERSQRISLGPRLPTEEGKLRLYEGPDAANRSPL
- a CDS encoding hypothetical protein (Evidence 5 : Unknown function), with product MALQDSLFKRCLFKGLGSKFKHFFPDTLLTTREGLWKDLNPSARQPWGAAGSQVT